The following coding sequences are from one Novosphingobium sp. Gsoil 351 window:
- a CDS encoding glutathione S-transferase family protein, whose protein sequence is MWQLHHFPLCPFSRKVRLLLSEKGVAYELWRENPWEARDEFRNLNPAIRTPVLRETERGIVLIDSRAICEYFEETIDKAPMINGTAANRAEIRRLVALFDENFYADVTEKLLNERMKKRIVYRQSPDSRSLREAMKLAHEHLDYIDYLIDHRPWLAGATMSLADLAAAAQISVADYLGGIDWSNHEQARGWYSVFKSRPSFRPLLAERMDVIQPPSHYADVNA, encoded by the coding sequence ATGTGGCAACTCCACCATTTCCCGCTGTGCCCATTCAGCCGCAAGGTTCGCCTGCTCCTGTCGGAAAAGGGCGTAGCTTATGAACTGTGGCGCGAAAATCCGTGGGAAGCGCGCGACGAGTTTCGCAACCTCAACCCCGCGATCCGCACCCCGGTGTTGCGCGAGACCGAGCGAGGGATCGTCCTCATCGACAGCCGTGCGATTTGCGAATACTTCGAGGAGACCATCGACAAGGCGCCGATGATCAACGGCACCGCCGCCAACCGCGCCGAAATTCGCCGCCTGGTCGCGCTGTTCGACGAGAACTTCTACGCCGACGTCACCGAGAAGCTGCTCAACGAGCGGATGAAGAAGCGCATCGTCTATCGCCAGTCGCCCGATTCGCGGTCGCTGCGCGAGGCGATGAAGCTAGCGCACGAGCATCTCGACTACATCGACTACCTGATCGATCACCGCCCGTGGCTGGCGGGGGCGACGATGAGCCTGGCCGACCTTGCGGCGGCGGCGCAGATATCGGTTGCCGACTATCTCGGCGGAATCGACTGGTCGAACCACGAGCAGGCGCGCGGGTGGTATTCGGTGTTCAAGAGCCGCCCCAGTTTCCGCCCGCTGCTGGCCGAGCGGATGGACGTCATTCAGCCGCCAAGTCATTATGCCGACGTGAATGCATGA
- a CDS encoding MBL fold metallo-hydrolase, translated as MLAPNPSPYTFTGTETYIVGAGSEVAVIDPGPAGTGEVGHADTNGEGHVGAILEAIGEARLVAILCTHTHRDHSPAATPLKAVTGAPIVGCAPLVLTDDGPRADAAFDPTYRPDRILADGERVSGDGWTLEAVATPGHTSNHLCYALLESEALFTGDHVMGWSTTVVSPPDGDMAAYMQSLQKLHDRADRVLYPAHGPAVDNPRQLVRGMLGHRRQRESQIVRLLGEGPQRIAAMVPKMYKGLDPRLGGAAGRSVLAHLVDLERQGRVVRSGEIWTIPN; from the coding sequence GTGCTCGCGCCCAACCCGTCCCCGTACACCTTCACCGGCACCGAGACTTACATCGTCGGCGCGGGCAGCGAAGTCGCAGTGATCGACCCAGGGCCGGCAGGGACCGGCGAGGTGGGGCATGCCGACACCAACGGCGAGGGCCACGTTGGCGCGATCCTGGAAGCGATCGGCGAAGCCAGACTGGTCGCGATCCTGTGCACGCACACTCACCGCGATCACTCCCCCGCCGCCACGCCGCTCAAGGCCGTTACCGGGGCGCCAATCGTTGGCTGCGCGCCGTTGGTGCTGACCGACGACGGGCCGCGGGCCGATGCTGCTTTCGATCCCACCTATCGCCCCGACCGGATCCTGGCCGATGGCGAGCGAGTCAGCGGCGACGGCTGGACGCTCGAGGCGGTCGCCACCCCAGGGCACACTTCGAACCATCTGTGCTACGCGCTGCTTGAAAGCGAAGCGCTGTTCACTGGGGACCATGTGATGGGCTGGTCGACCACCGTAGTTTCGCCCCCCGATGGCGACATGGCAGCCTACATGCAGTCGCTGCAAAAGCTCCACGACCGCGCCGACCGGGTACTCTACCCTGCGCACGGCCCGGCGGTGGACAACCCACGCCAGCTCGTGCGCGGCATGCTCGGCCATCGCCGCCAGCGCGAGAGCCAGATTGTGCGTTTGCTGGGCGAGGGGCCGCAACGGATCGCCGCGATGGTGCCCAAGATGTACAAGGGCCTCGATCCGCGGTTGGGAGGTGCCGCAGGGCGTTCGGTACTTGCGCACCTTGTCGATCTGGAACGACAAGGTCGCGTCGTCCGTTCGGGAGAGATATGGACGATCCCAAACTAG
- a CDS encoding DUF4230 domain-containing protein: protein MDDPKLATATLVPDARREQNVARVSALPWLLFLTALAVLAWHVFKPEKLGDPLATSLVAFEKQNRLTVFSAQLVPVVASDDVRYFGLVKSKQVAVIPARVDYTLDLSAMNRDRLAWNEAAKTLDVQLPALTLSRPNLDEARAQYLREGVFITREAQDKLNRNTTLLAEQQATNAAANPVLMGIARGAAKDAIRQNLAIPLQVAGFGDVQVRVRFDGEAAPK from the coding sequence ATGGACGATCCCAAACTAGCCACTGCGACGCTGGTCCCCGATGCGCGCCGCGAACAAAACGTCGCGCGCGTTTCGGCGCTGCCATGGTTGCTGTTCCTCACTGCGCTGGCGGTGCTCGCCTGGCACGTATTCAAGCCTGAAAAGCTCGGCGATCCGCTCGCCACCAGCCTCGTCGCGTTTGAGAAGCAGAACCGCCTGACCGTGTTCAGCGCGCAGCTCGTACCGGTGGTGGCGAGCGACGACGTTCGTTACTTCGGGCTGGTCAAATCCAAGCAGGTCGCGGTGATCCCGGCGCGGGTCGATTACACGCTCGACCTTTCCGCGATGAACCGCGACCGGCTGGCGTGGAACGAGGCGGCCAAGACGCTCGACGTCCAGTTGCCCGCGCTCACGCTGAGTCGCCCCAACCTCGACGAGGCCCGCGCGCAATACTTGCGCGAAGGCGTATTCATCACCCGAGAGGCGCAGGACAAACTCAACCGCAACACCACGCTGCTGGCCGAACAACAGGCGACCAACGCGGCCGCCAACCCGGTGCTGATGGGCATCGCACGCGGCGCGGCCAAGGATGCGATCCGCCAGAACCTTGCGATTCCGTTGCAAGTCGCGGGTTTTGGCGACGTGCAGGTGCGCGTGCGGTTCGATGGGGAGGCGGCGCCAAAGTAA